The Miscanthus floridulus cultivar M001 chromosome 7, ASM1932011v1, whole genome shotgun sequence genome includes a region encoding these proteins:
- the LOC136464508 gene encoding uncharacterized protein, whose product MLLLPGRPVLPSPALPYSPSPSPSRFRPLPCTSNAPTSASTAASADATAPSSFSVEDYLVNRCNLYPNVAARVAPELSAIRSSSKPDTVLAFLADALELSPPLIAVAVARDPTILTCSVPRTLAPRADELRALGFTTYQMGLFVVRCGAAAFRSRALVPSVQFWLPYLRGRVDKLVAALKGNPGLLTADLRTVKSTIALLQEEGTLTDGDVGWFAISYCSKLLVASPDEVDTVLARADEFGVPRKTRAFKDAIIAAFSATPERLAWKAAFFRDELGWTEAQVKTAAAKMPTLLTVSAERIRRNWEFLTTEVGMDAERVASFPALLRYDLEGRLVPRFQVMRVLQARRLWRGRDFNNIAAITEEDFVAKFIRPFLVKVPNLAKIYEAAVIEKEEQ is encoded by the coding sequence ATGCTCCTCCTCCCGGGGCGTCCAGTCCTCCCCTCGCCGGCGCTGCCATACTCCCCCTCGCCGTCCCCATCCCGTTTCCGCCCCCTCCCCTGCACCAGCAACGCCCCCACCTCGGCTTCCACCGCCGCGTCCGCCGACGCCACCGCCCCCTCGTCCTTCTCCGTCGAAGACTACCTCGTGAACAGGTGCAACCTCTACCCCAACGTGGCCGCGCGAGTGGCGCCGGAGCTCTCCGCCATCAGGTCTTCCTCGAAGCCCGACACCGTGCTCGCCTTCCTCGCCGACGCGCTCGAGCTCTCCCCGCCGCTCATTGCCGTCGCAGTGGCCCGCGACCCGACGATACTCACCTGCAGCGTGCCAAGGACGCTCGCGCCGCGCGCGGACGAGCTCCGCGCGCTCGGGTTCACCACGTACCAGATGGGCCTTTTCGTCGTGCGCTGCGGCGCGGCCGCGTTCCGCTCACGCGCGCTCGTCCCCAGTGTCCAGTTCTGGCTCCCGTATCTGCGTGGTCGCGTCGACAAGCTAGTCGCCGCGCTCAAGGGCAACCCGGGCCTCCTCACCGCCGACCTCCGGACGGTCAAGTCCACCATCGCGCTGCTCCAAGAGGAAGGCACCCTCACGGATGGCGACGTCGGCTGGTTCGCCATCTCCTACTGCTCCAAGCTGCTTGTCGCGAGCCCGGACGAGGTCGACACCGTTCTGGCCCGCGCCGATGAGTTCGGCGTGCCGCGCAAGACGCGGGCGTTCAAGGACGCGATCATCGCGGCATTCAGCGCCACTCCGGAGCGGCTCGCCTGGAAGGCCGCTTTCTTCAGGGACGAGCTCGGGTGGACGGAGGCGCAGGTGAAGACGGCGGCTGCGAAGATGCCGACGCTGCTGACGGTCTCCGCGGAGCGGATCCGGAGGAACTGGGAGTTCCTGACCACGGAGGTCGGGATGGACGCGGAGcgcgtcgccagcttcccggcgCTGCTGAGGTACGACCTGGAGGGGCGGCTCGTGCCGCGGTTCCAGGTGATGAGGGTGCTGCAGGCGCGGCGGCTGTGGCGCGGCAGGGACTTCAACAATATTGCGGCCATCACGGAGGAGGATTTCGTGGCCAAGTTCATCAGGCCGTTTCTTGTCAAAGTCCCAAACTTGGCCAAGATCTACGAGGCCGCCGTTATCGAGAAGGAAGAACAGTAG